One window from the genome of Echinicola vietnamensis DSM 17526 encodes:
- a CDS encoding Fur family transcriptional regulator, which translates to MAEKSIVDKAKKIFENFLLRQGSRKTPERFSVIDELYALPQDEHIDVEGLFLRMRNKGYSISRATIYNTLDLLVECGLAVKHQFKDKVALYEQALTYKHHDHHVCNQCRKIREFSDERINLIKEAMGEEFSSAITSHSLVLYGDCQIPDCKNLKLV; encoded by the coding sequence ATGGCAGAAAAGTCAATCGTAGATAAAGCAAAGAAAATTTTTGAAAATTTCTTGTTGAGGCAGGGAAGTAGAAAGACACCTGAGCGATTTTCGGTGATCGATGAACTCTACGCGCTGCCACAAGATGAGCATATTGATGTGGAGGGGCTTTTTTTACGTATGAGAAATAAAGGTTATTCTATCAGTCGCGCGACCATATACAATACACTGGACCTGCTGGTGGAATGTGGGCTGGCCGTCAAGCACCAATTTAAGGATAAGGTAGCCTTATATGAGCAAGCACTCACCTACAAGCACCATGATCATCATGTCTGCAACCAGTGCCGCAAAATCCGTGAGTTCTCCGATGAGCGGATAAACCTGATCAAGGAAGCCATGGGCGAGGAATTTTCTTCAGCCATCACCAGCCATTCCCTAGTGCTTTATGGAGACTGTCAGATTCCGGACTGCAAAAACTTGAAGCTGGTCTAG
- a CDS encoding chloride channel protein, which yields MAKDIITQFLIWRLKHISTKNFMLILSGVIGILTGLASVILKVSVHSIQHWLIEGFQIEYANFFFILYPLVGIFLTYVVGKYIVNDYGGHGIPEILYNISKKKSLIPRVKMYSRVFTSCLTVGLGGSVGLEAPIVVTGSAIGSNSGLLMHLNAKKRNILIGCGAAGGISAIFGSPIGGVIFAIEVILMEVNTGAFIPLLIASVLGSLTTMVLIGNDPIFSFNLSGEFIAAHTPYYLLLGVITGLVSVYFIKAVLRTENLLEKQSNPWLKMLIGGAVLGLIIFFFPPIYGEGYNTLNSLILGDPAVLLNRSPFFSEINNTYFILFYLLMIIFAKPIAAALTIGSGGSGGIFAPSLYVGGITGFLFAFANNFFGIYIPIPVAHFTLVAMCGVMSGVQHAPLSAIFLIAEVTGGYELFVPLMLVSAISLATTNYFDKNSLYKNQLLEQGKHIPETKDEEVLGLIDIRRIMEKDLLPIHPDAVLKDLCGLVKLSNRNIFPVVDEKGTLNGIITLDDIRDIMFDREKQNEVQIRKLMHSPPDTIQPSESMREVMDKFERSGAWNLPVVDNGIYLGFISKSRIFNAYRTRLIRQQRE from the coding sequence TTGGCAAAAGATATCATAACCCAGTTTTTAATCTGGCGGCTTAAGCATATAAGCACTAAGAATTTTATGCTAATTCTTAGTGGCGTCATCGGTATTTTGACGGGACTGGCCTCGGTGATACTTAAAGTTTCGGTCCATTCTATTCAGCACTGGTTGATCGAAGGTTTTCAGATTGAATATGCCAATTTCTTTTTTATCCTTTATCCCTTAGTCGGGATCTTTCTCACTTATGTGGTTGGCAAATACATTGTCAATGACTATGGTGGCCATGGCATTCCTGAGATTCTTTATAACATTTCCAAAAAGAAGAGCCTCATCCCCCGGGTAAAGATGTACAGCCGAGTTTTTACATCCTGCCTAACCGTGGGCCTGGGAGGATCCGTCGGTCTGGAGGCCCCCATCGTGGTGACCGGATCTGCCATTGGTTCAAACTCGGGCCTGCTGATGCACCTCAATGCCAAAAAACGGAATATTCTTATTGGTTGTGGTGCTGCAGGAGGGATATCTGCGATATTCGGTTCGCCCATCGGCGGGGTAATCTTTGCGATAGAAGTTATCCTAATGGAAGTAAACACCGGCGCCTTTATTCCCTTGCTGATTGCTTCCGTCCTTGGGTCATTGACGACCATGGTACTTATCGGAAATGATCCGATTTTCTCTTTCAACCTTTCCGGAGAATTTATTGCAGCACACACCCCCTACTATTTGTTGCTGGGAGTCATTACAGGTTTGGTATCTGTTTACTTTATAAAAGCCGTCCTGAGAACCGAAAACTTACTGGAGAAACAATCAAATCCTTGGCTGAAAATGCTGATAGGTGGTGCAGTCCTTGGCCTGATCATCTTCTTTTTTCCGCCCATTTACGGGGAAGGATATAATACACTGAATTCACTCATTTTAGGTGATCCAGCAGTTTTGCTGAACAGGAGCCCCTTCTTTTCAGAAATCAACAATACCTACTTTATACTTTTTTACCTTCTTATGATCATCTTCGCCAAACCAATAGCGGCAGCCTTGACGATCGGCAGTGGCGGTAGTGGCGGCATCTTTGCACCATCCCTGTATGTGGGAGGGATCACAGGCTTTCTCTTTGCCTTTGCCAATAACTTCTTTGGGATATACATCCCCATTCCAGTGGCTCATTTTACCTTGGTGGCGATGTGCGGGGTGATGAGTGGAGTACAGCACGCCCCCCTTTCTGCCATATTCCTGATCGCTGAAGTGACTGGCGGGTATGAGCTCTTCGTTCCCCTTATGCTTGTGTCAGCCATTTCCTTGGCCACGACCAATTACTTTGATAAAAATTCCCTGTACAAAAACCAATTGCTGGAACAAGGCAAACATATCCCGGAAACCAAAGATGAAGAAGTCCTTGGCCTGATCGATATTCGGCGCATCATGGAAAAGGACTTACTGCCCATCCATCCAGATGCGGTACTCAAAGACCTCTGCGGCCTTGTAAAACTCTCCAATCGAAATATTTTTCCTGTTGTGGACGAAAAAGGCACCTTAAATGGCATCATCACCCTGGATGATATACGTGACATTATGTTTGATCGAGAGAAGCAAAATGAAGTACAGATCAGAAAACTAATGCACAGTCCACCGGATACGATCCAGCCATCTGAAAGTATGCGAGAAGTAATGGATAAATTCGAACGATCAGGAGCATGGAACCTTCCCGTCGTGGATAATGGTATTTACCTCGGTTTTATTAGTAAATCACGTATTTTTAACGCCTACCGAACACGCTTAATCAGGCAGCAGCGCGAATAG
- the mazG gene encoding nucleoside triphosphate pyrophosphohydrolase, with translation MSKISSRSQQLEAFDRLLTIMDELREQCPWDRKQTIESLRHLTIEETFELSDAILDADLEEVKKELGDILLHIVFYAKIGEEKGAFDIATVIESLCEKLIRRHPHIYGDTEANDDEAVKQNWEKIKLQEKGNKSVLGGVPRSLPALIKAMRIQEKARGVGFDWEDKAQVWEKVEEEMQEFKEAFDVTAPEDIDRERATGEFGDVLFSLINYARFVDINPEEALEKTNRKFIYRFQYLEEAAKKAGKNLGDMTLNEMDIFWNEAKKH, from the coding sequence ATGTCCAAAATCTCTTCCCGATCACAACAACTAGAGGCATTTGACAGGCTGTTGACCATCATGGATGAGCTAAGGGAGCAATGCCCTTGGGATCGTAAACAGACCATCGAAAGTCTACGCCACCTCACCATAGAAGAAACCTTCGAACTATCCGACGCCATTCTTGATGCGGACTTGGAAGAAGTGAAAAAGGAGTTGGGGGACATTTTGCTCCACATAGTTTTTTATGCCAAAATCGGGGAAGAAAAGGGTGCCTTTGACATTGCCACGGTAATCGAAAGTCTATGCGAAAAGCTGATCCGGCGCCATCCACATATCTACGGCGATACCGAGGCAAACGATGACGAGGCGGTGAAACAAAACTGGGAAAAGATAAAACTTCAGGAAAAAGGCAATAAAAGTGTCCTTGGAGGAGTGCCGCGGTCACTACCGGCACTGATCAAAGCCATGCGCATTCAGGAAAAGGCCAGAGGAGTGGGATTTGACTGGGAAGACAAAGCACAGGTTTGGGAAAAAGTGGAAGAGGAAATGCAGGAGTTCAAGGAAGCCTTTGATGTCACAGCTCCCGAAGATATAGATCGTGAAAGGGCCACTGGTGAATTTGGGGATGTGCTATTTTCCCTGATCAATTACGCCCGTTTTGTCGATATTAATCCGGAGGAAGCCCTCGAAAAGACCAACAGAAAATTTATCTATCGCTTTCAATATCTTGAGGAAGCAGCCAAAAAGGCCGGGAAAAACCTGGGAGACATGACGCTAAATGAGATGGATATTTTTTGGAATGAAGCGAAAAAGCATTAA
- the glmM gene encoding phosphoglucosamine mutase: protein MALIKSISGIRGTIGGKSGEGLTPVDIVKFTSAYGAWILEKTNNPRIVIGRDARISGDMVSKLVTATLQGLGIQVIDLGLSTTPTVEFAVPLEKAGGGIILTASHNPIQWNALKLLNDKGEFISDQDGKEVLEKAEKEDFEFATVKNIGAYTLVEDYIDRHIDHVLSLDLVDKEAIAARNFRVVIDCVNSTGGIALPKLLKALGVEHVEEMYCEPDGHFPHNPEPLPENLRDISSKLKNGKFDLGIVVDPDVDRLAFLTEDGSAFGEEYTLVAIADYVLSQTPGNTVSNLSSTRALRDVTEKHEGTYNAAAVGEVNVVNKMKETNAIIGGEGNGGVIYPSSHYGRDALVGIGLFLTHLAKFGKTANRLRASYPNYYISKNKIELTPEIDVDAILDEISRKYSKQPINDIDGIKIEFEKEWVHLRKSNTEPIIRIYSESETKATAEHLANKLILDIKEVISASK, encoded by the coding sequence GTGGCATTAATTAAGTCTATTTCCGGTATTCGTGGGACTATCGGAGGAAAATCAGGAGAAGGACTGACTCCTGTTGACATTGTAAAATTCACCTCTGCATATGGTGCGTGGATCCTAGAAAAAACCAACAATCCTCGAATCGTCATCGGCAGAGATGCGAGAATCTCAGGAGATATGGTTTCCAAATTGGTCACTGCTACGCTTCAAGGGCTGGGCATTCAAGTGATCGACTTGGGGCTTAGCACCACGCCAACAGTAGAATTTGCCGTGCCGCTAGAAAAGGCAGGTGGCGGTATTATTCTGACGGCCAGCCATAATCCCATTCAATGGAATGCGCTAAAATTACTCAATGACAAGGGCGAGTTTATCTCTGACCAAGATGGAAAAGAGGTGCTCGAAAAGGCTGAAAAAGAGGATTTCGAATTTGCTACCGTTAAGAATATCGGAGCCTATACCTTAGTGGAAGATTATATCGACCGTCATATTGACCACGTGCTGAGCCTGGATTTGGTAGACAAAGAAGCCATAGCTGCGCGTAACTTCAGGGTGGTCATTGACTGTGTGAATTCCACAGGAGGCATTGCCCTTCCCAAGCTGCTCAAAGCCCTCGGGGTGGAGCATGTGGAAGAAATGTACTGTGAACCTGACGGCCATTTTCCGCATAATCCAGAACCTCTTCCCGAAAACCTTAGGGATATTTCCAGTAAATTGAAAAATGGAAAATTTGACCTGGGGATTGTGGTAGATCCGGACGTGGACAGGTTAGCATTCTTGACAGAAGATGGATCGGCATTTGGGGAGGAATATACCTTGGTCGCCATAGCAGACTACGTGCTTTCCCAAACACCAGGTAATACCGTGTCCAATCTTAGCTCTACCAGGGCACTGAGGGACGTTACTGAGAAGCATGAAGGGACCTACAATGCCGCTGCCGTGGGAGAGGTCAATGTGGTCAATAAAATGAAAGAAACCAATGCCATCATCGGTGGTGAAGGCAATGGAGGCGTTATCTACCCATCGTCACATTATGGCCGGGATGCTTTGGTGGGGATAGGACTGTTCCTGACACACCTCGCCAAATTTGGCAAAACCGCCAACAGGCTTCGGGCGAGCTACCCCAACTATTATATTTCAAAAAATAAGATAGAGCTCACCCCTGAAATTGACGTGGATGCCATTTTGGATGAAATCAGTAGAAAGTATAGCAAACAGCCCATCAATGACATTGATGGGATCAAAATAGAATTCGAAAAAGAGTGGGTACATTTGAGGAAGTCCAATACGGAACCCATTATCCGTATCTACTCCGAATCTGAGACCAAGGCGACAGCAGAGCACTTGGCCAATAAACTTATTTTGGACATTAAAGAGGTGATCTCTGCAAGCAAATAA
- a CDS encoding cysteine desulfurase family protein, which produces MNIYLDNAATTALDERVLEAMLPYMKGHYGNPSSVHSHGREVRTAIERSRKKVAELLNATPGEIFFTSGGTEADNTALVCAIETYGIKDVLTTPIEHHAVLHTLEECEKRGHITLHFAKINADGEIDMGHLSEWIQTHPHALVSIMHANNEIGNINDIHVIGQQCKEHEVFFHSDTVQTMGHYVHDLKELSIDAIVAGGHKFHGPKGSGFLYLNKKNKIRPFIYGGAQERSMRGGTENVYGIVGIAKALELAYEDMEAHQQHVQGLKKRFIEQLKEGIPGVEFNGLSADLDRSLYTVLNVSLPPSEENSGMLLFNLDLNGISASGGSACSSGATVGSHVLRALDAQPERDSVRFSFSRFNTIQEIDYTVEKLKELYGVIA; this is translated from the coding sequence ATGAATATTTATTTAGATAATGCAGCCACCACCGCACTCGATGAAAGGGTGCTGGAAGCCATGCTGCCTTATATGAAAGGGCATTATGGCAATCCTTCTTCCGTCCATTCTCACGGTAGAGAAGTAAGGACAGCGATCGAACGCTCCAGAAAAAAAGTAGCTGAATTGTTGAATGCAACGCCCGGTGAAATTTTCTTTACCTCTGGAGGGACCGAAGCTGACAATACCGCACTGGTATGCGCCATTGAAACTTATGGGATCAAAGATGTGCTGACCACTCCAATCGAGCACCATGCTGTTTTGCATACCTTGGAGGAATGTGAAAAGCGGGGCCATATTACACTGCATTTTGCAAAAATAAACGCGGATGGTGAAATTGACATGGGCCATCTTTCCGAATGGATTCAAACCCATCCCCATGCGCTGGTGTCCATCATGCATGCCAATAATGAAATTGGCAATATCAATGATATCCATGTGATTGGACAGCAGTGCAAGGAACATGAGGTGTTTTTCCACTCAGATACCGTGCAGACCATGGGCCATTATGTACACGACCTAAAAGAGTTGTCCATAGATGCCATCGTCGCGGGAGGGCATAAGTTCCACGGCCCAAAAGGCTCCGGGTTTTTGTATTTGAACAAGAAAAACAAAATCAGGCCGTTTATCTACGGTGGGGCACAAGAACGAAGCATGCGCGGAGGAACGGAAAATGTGTATGGTATCGTAGGAATAGCCAAAGCGCTGGAGCTGGCCTATGAAGATATGGAAGCCCATCAGCAGCATGTCCAAGGACTCAAGAAGCGCTTTATAGAACAATTGAAAGAGGGAATTCCAGGCGTGGAGTTCAATGGCCTTTCAGCTGATTTGGACCGTAGTTTATACACCGTACTTAATGTCAGCCTTCCGCCATCCGAAGAAAATAGCGGTATGTTGCTATTTAACCTTGACCTCAATGGAATATCCGCTTCTGGAGGCTCCGCCTGCAGCAGTGGTGCTACGGTAGGCTCTCACGTGTTACGCGCACTTGATGCTCAGCCTGAGAGAGACTCCGTCCGTTTTTCGTTCAGTCGTTTCAATACCATCCAAGAAATCGACTATACGGTCGAAAAACTAAAAGAACTTTACGGCGTTATTGCCTGA
- a CDS encoding non-canonical purine NTP diphosphatase, with the protein MKICFATNNPKKIEEVKAALGEDFTIVSLKEIGCHEELPETGDTLDFNAFQKARHVFENYGVSCFADDTGLEVAALDGAPGVYSGRYAGAPRSDDRNVDKLLENMEGVTDRKAQFRTVIALILDGKEYSFEGVAKGEIIQERIGEGGFGYDPVFRPEGHGETFAELSMEAKNAISHRGKAVRKLIHFLNSYR; encoded by the coding sequence ATGAAAATTTGCTTTGCTACGAATAATCCCAAAAAGATCGAAGAGGTAAAGGCCGCCTTGGGCGAAGACTTTACCATCGTTTCGTTAAAGGAAATCGGCTGTCATGAGGAATTGCCTGAGACGGGTGACACGTTGGATTTCAATGCCTTCCAGAAGGCCCGACACGTATTTGAAAATTATGGCGTCAGTTGTTTTGCCGATGATACGGGCCTGGAAGTAGCGGCATTGGATGGAGCACCGGGCGTATATTCAGGAAGGTATGCCGGAGCGCCCCGCAGTGATGATCGAAATGTCGACAAGTTACTGGAAAATATGGAAGGCGTAACCGACCGTAAAGCCCAATTCAGAACAGTGATTGCCTTGATTTTGGATGGGAAGGAATACAGTTTTGAGGGAGTGGCAAAAGGCGAAATCATTCAGGAAAGAATTGGAGAAGGGGGCTTTGGCTATGATCCGGTATTTAGGCCGGAGGGGCATGGTGAAACGTTCGCTGAACTCAGCATGGAAGCAAAAAATGCTATCAGCCACCGGGGAAAGGCCGTTCGGAAGTTGATTCATTTTCTGAACAGTTACCGCTAG
- the udk gene encoding uridine kinase, with protein MRKPYIVGITGGSASGKTLFLNRLLQSFDPAEVCLISQDNYYKPIDQQPLDEEGIENYDTPFSFDFDAYAADIEKIQRGEHVFRQEYTFNNPAVTPKMLEFKPAPVVVVEGIFVLYSPKLTNLLDLKVFIDAKDYIKLKRRIVRDKVERGYDLDDVLYRYEKHVMPTYEKYIDPSKHDADLIIPNNDSFDNGLEMVKIFLREKINNQPCI; from the coding sequence ATGAGAAAACCTTACATCGTTGGCATCACGGGGGGAAGCGCCTCCGGCAAAACCCTGTTTCTGAACCGGCTGCTGCAAAGCTTCGATCCAGCAGAGGTCTGCCTCATTTCCCAGGACAACTATTATAAGCCCATCGATCAGCAGCCCCTGGATGAAGAAGGTATTGAGAACTATGATACTCCCTTTTCCTTTGATTTTGATGCATATGCGGCGGATATAGAAAAAATCCAACGCGGTGAACACGTTTTTCGACAAGAATACACCTTTAACAATCCTGCCGTAACCCCAAAAATGCTGGAATTTAAGCCTGCCCCGGTAGTGGTGGTGGAGGGGATTTTTGTGTTATACTCACCTAAGTTGACCAACTTGCTGGACCTGAAGGTTTTTATAGATGCCAAGGATTATATCAAATTGAAGCGGAGGATTGTCCGGGATAAAGTGGAAAGGGGCTACGACCTCGATGATGTGCTCTATCGCTACGAAAAGCACGTGATGCCGACCTATGAAAAATACATCGACCCGTCCAAGCACGACGCCGACCTGATCATCCCCAATAACGACAGCTTTGATAATGGCCTGGAAATGGTGAAGATTTTCCTTAGGGAAAAAATCAACAACCAGCCCTGTATTTGA
- the rpiB gene encoding ribose 5-phosphate isomerase B produces MSKKIAIGGDHAGFDYKQQLVTFLEKEGYEVKDFGPFSDASVDYPDYVHPLCDAIESGEFRQGIVVCGSGNGVAITANKHQGIRAAICWNNDLAALSRQHNDANVISIPARFVPYELAQEMVGTFLNTEFEGGRHANRVNKIACK; encoded by the coding sequence ATGTCAAAGAAAATAGCCATCGGCGGAGATCACGCCGGATTTGATTACAAGCAGCAATTGGTAACGTTCCTTGAAAAGGAGGGTTACGAGGTGAAGGATTTTGGGCCTTTTTCGGATGCTTCTGTGGACTATCCGGACTATGTGCATCCCTTGTGTGATGCCATCGAATCCGGAGAGTTTAGGCAAGGCATCGTCGTCTGCGGCAGTGGCAATGGGGTTGCCATCACGGCCAACAAGCACCAAGGCATCCGTGCAGCCATCTGCTGGAACAATGACCTGGCCGCCCTCAGCCGCCAGCATAATGATGCCAATGTGATCTCCATTCCGGCGAGGTTTGTCCCTTACGAACTGGCCCAAGAAATGGTCGGTACCTTCCTAAATACCGAATTTGAAGGTGGCAGGCATGCTAATCGGGTGAATAAGATCGCTTGTAAATAA
- the tatC gene encoding twin-arginine translocase subunit TatC, translating to MALDQYREEEEEDGMSFLDHLEQLRWHLVRSVAAVLIFSVLAFLSKSFVFGQVILGPSKVDFFTYRMLCKVSDALNIPALCIQELPFILQSRQMTGQFSMHMTSSLVVGLIVAFPYVFWEVWRFISPGLYSRERKAARGAVFFVSLLFFMGAAFGYYILSPLSINFLSHYRLDPSIANEFDITSYISTLVMLVLASAVMFQLPVVIYFLSMSGLVNSAMLKSYRRHAVVIILVLSAVITPPDVISQLLIAMPILILYEAGIIIAKRLERRRREERAAEEDY from the coding sequence GTGGCATTAGATCAATACCGGGAAGAAGAGGAAGAAGACGGCATGTCCTTTTTGGACCACTTGGAACAATTGCGTTGGCATTTGGTCCGGTCCGTTGCAGCTGTGCTGATCTTTTCAGTTCTGGCCTTCCTTTCTAAAAGTTTTGTTTTTGGACAAGTGATTTTGGGACCATCCAAGGTGGATTTTTTCACCTATCGGATGCTTTGCAAGGTTTCTGATGCACTGAATATCCCTGCACTGTGTATCCAAGAGCTCCCTTTCATCCTGCAAAGTAGGCAGATGACAGGGCAGTTTTCCATGCACATGACCTCCAGTTTGGTGGTAGGGCTGATCGTGGCTTTCCCGTACGTGTTTTGGGAAGTCTGGCGATTTATCAGCCCAGGGCTCTACTCGAGAGAGCGGAAAGCAGCCCGGGGAGCGGTGTTCTTTGTGAGCTTGCTGTTCTTTATGGGGGCGGCATTTGGGTATTATATCCTGTCGCCATTGTCCATTAACTTTCTATCGCATTATCGGCTGGATCCTTCCATTGCCAATGAATTTGATATCACTTCGTATATCTCCACTTTGGTGATGCTGGTGCTGGCCTCAGCGGTAATGTTTCAGCTTCCGGTGGTCATCTACTTCCTGTCCATGTCAGGACTGGTGAATTCCGCGATGCTAAAATCCTACAGAAGGCATGCCGTGGTCATCATTTTGGTGCTTTCGGCCGTCATCACACCTCCTGATGTCATTAGTCAGCTGTTGATTGCCATGCCGATATTGATACTTTATGAAGCGGGAATCATCATTGCCAAGCGTCTCGAACGACGAAGAAGGGAAGAACGAGCAGCAGAAGAAGACTATTAA
- the glyA gene encoding serine hydroxymethyltransferase, which produces MKRDQVIFDLIQKEEDRQKRGIELIASENFTSKQVMEAAGSVLTNKYAEGLPKKRYYGGCEVVDDIEQIAIDRAKELFGATWANVQPHSGAQANAAVFLACLNPGDHILGFDLSHGGHLTHGSPVNFSGKNYKPHFYGVEEETGIIDMDKVAEKAREVKPKLIICGASAYSRDWDYARFREIADEVGALLLADISHPAGLIARGLLKDPLEHCHIVTTTTHKTLRGTRGGLIMMREDFDNPFGIKNPKGELRKMTQLLDSAVFPGMQGGPLEHIIAAKAIAFQEALSDEYMEYILQVKKNASIMADAFVEKGYKLISGGTDNHLMLIDLRNKDLSGKIAEETLGKVDITINKNMVPFDTRSPFVTSGMRVGTAAITSRGLKEQEMTKIVDLIDRALMNHEDEAALAKIKQEVNDWMVQFPLY; this is translated from the coding sequence ATGAAAAGAGACCAGGTAATATTTGACCTTATCCAAAAAGAAGAAGACCGTCAGAAGAGAGGCATCGAATTGATTGCTTCTGAAAACTTCACCAGCAAGCAGGTGATGGAAGCTGCCGGTAGCGTACTGACCAACAAATATGCGGAAGGCCTTCCCAAGAAGCGGTATTACGGTGGCTGTGAAGTAGTGGATGACATCGAGCAGATCGCCATTGATCGTGCGAAAGAGCTTTTTGGTGCTACATGGGCGAATGTGCAGCCCCATTCCGGTGCACAGGCCAATGCGGCGGTATTCTTGGCTTGCCTAAATCCTGGTGACCATATCCTTGGTTTTGACCTTTCTCACGGTGGGCACTTGACACACGGATCACCGGTAAACTTTTCTGGAAAAAACTACAAGCCTCATTTCTATGGCGTAGAAGAAGAAACCGGAATCATAGACATGGACAAAGTGGCCGAAAAGGCCCGTGAAGTAAAGCCCAAGCTGATCATTTGCGGTGCTTCTGCCTACAGCCGTGATTGGGACTATGCCCGGTTCAGGGAAATTGCAGATGAAGTCGGAGCCTTGCTATTGGCTGATATTTCCCACCCTGCGGGGCTGATTGCCAGAGGCCTCCTAAAGGATCCGTTGGAGCACTGCCATATCGTGACCACCACCACCCACAAAACCCTACGCGGTACACGCGGTGGCCTGATCATGATGAGAGAGGATTTTGACAATCCATTTGGCATCAAAAACCCAAAAGGAGAACTTAGAAAAATGACCCAATTGCTGGATTCTGCGGTATTCCCGGGAATGCAGGGAGGGCCGTTAGAACATATCATTGCTGCCAAGGCTATCGCTTTCCAAGAAGCCCTGTCTGATGAGTACATGGAATACATTCTTCAAGTGAAGAAAAATGCTTCCATAATGGCAGATGCCTTCGTGGAAAAAGGCTATAAGCTGATCTCCGGTGGCACAGACAATCACCTGATGCTGATCGACCTTAGAAACAAGGACCTTTCCGGTAAAATCGCCGAAGAAACCCTTGGAAAAGTGGACATTACCATCAATAAAAACATGGTGCCTTTCGACACCCGTTCGCCCTTCGTGACGTCCGGTATGCGTGTCGGAACTGCCGCCATCACCTCTCGTGGCCTTAAAGAGCAAGAAATGACCAAAATCGTGGACTTGATCGATAGGGCCCTGATGAACCATGAAGACGAAGCTGCCCTGGCCAAGATCAAGCAGGAAGTAAACGACTGGATGGTTCAGTTTCCATTGTATTAA
- a CDS encoding pyridoxal-phosphate dependent enzyme translates to MQQTYRIPQLIDIKQAYQRIMAYIHHTPILTCEAINKMADCQLYFKCENFQKVGAFKARGATNAILKLPPGLKKNGVATHSSGNHAAALARAAKETGTKAYIVMPSTAAAIKKAAVRTYGGEIIECEPNLKARETTLEKVVEETGAAFIPPYDYMDVIEGQATCALEMWDEGIPFDAIITPVGGGGLLAGTALTTHYLSRKTPVYGAEPKGADDAYRSLKANKIIPMENPNTIADGLLTSLGKRNFTIISKNVADILTVSDDQIIAAMRLVFERMKLVIEPSSAVPLAAILANKPLFQNKRVGIVISGGNVDVSKLPFT, encoded by the coding sequence ATGCAGCAAACCTATAGAATCCCCCAACTCATTGATATCAAGCAGGCCTATCAACGGATCATGGCCTATATCCACCACACTCCTATTTTGACTTGTGAAGCCATCAACAAAATGGCAGATTGTCAACTGTATTTCAAGTGTGAAAATTTCCAAAAAGTGGGAGCCTTCAAAGCCAGAGGAGCCACCAATGCCATCTTGAAACTTCCTCCAGGATTAAAGAAAAACGGTGTGGCCACCCATAGCAGCGGTAATCATGCTGCTGCACTGGCCCGAGCGGCCAAGGAGACCGGCACCAAAGCGTATATCGTGATGCCTTCCACAGCGGCCGCAATCAAAAAAGCAGCGGTGCGTACGTACGGAGGTGAAATCATCGAATGTGAACCCAACCTTAAAGCCCGCGAAACGACACTTGAAAAGGTAGTGGAAGAAACAGGGGCGGCATTTATTCCTCCTTATGATTATATGGACGTCATCGAAGGACAGGCCACCTGCGCCTTGGAAATGTGGGATGAAGGCATCCCTTTTGACGCCATCATTACCCCGGTGGGTGGTGGAGGATTGTTGGCAGGCACTGCACTGACCACGCATTACCTATCTCGAAAGACGCCCGTTTATGGTGCCGAGCCAAAAGGCGCTGATGATGCCTATCGCAGTCTAAAGGCCAACAAAATCATCCCAATGGAAAACCCGAACACCATTGCCGATGGCCTGCTGACCTCACTTGGCAAAAGAAATTTTACCATCATAAGCAAAAATGTAGCGGACATCCTCACGGTTTCTGATGATCAGATCATCGCAGCAATGCGACTGGTCTTCGAGCGCATGAAGCTGGTCATTGAGCCGAGCAGTGCTGTGCCTTTGGCGGCTATTTTAGCGAATAAACCACTCTTTCAAAACAAACGAGTGGGGATCGTCATTTCAGGTGGAAATGTGGATGTGAGCAAACTGCCCTTTACATAA